The Silene latifolia isolate original U9 population chromosome Y, ASM4854445v1, whole genome shotgun sequence sequence tggaattgtacgacgattttgaacaccacaaagtgaactgaacaaacatcatatattgttagtccttaattgcccacatgagctgataactctggcaattattttgtgacgttggttgatggtgggttcaacgagccataagtcaaccggttggtgaccaatcacggaggcgatttatacggatatttcgtaggacaccattgtgacatcgacgtggagtcctaaatgttttataacattcgttgcccggtcgtggataggacttccatggtgatccttagagtcgaatctcttgactatcgattttgtctcttgagactacggcgattttgggtgactttggtttctttctcacggtcatccgtatcagggggccaagtagattttttcgggtcatttcatctttgtgcttagatcggaaggagtcgagttgaaggaaatattcagcctttatcgggtactcgatatttctcagggccactcgaggagtcagaatcgaaatgcatggccatgctcggatacggattcgttttatcggttaagttactctctagtcggggaaaccactctagatacagatcgattgtaaaatacgacctttgcggatccggatcggcaaattgttttacattgagtgggagaaatttttaaatgaatatgagaatcggttatcgcacatacacttgtacggacaagtgggagtttgttggagcttgtgtcctcccgttagtgcggataacgtcattgcacatacacttgtacggacaagtgggagcttgttggggttggtgtccttaacagttagtgcaaggacttataaacctctaaaaggataaaagggcatactttggtattattatcagttgatccacgtttatcaataacggttggcttgctagataagtttgacgttattgtcatctacaggatggcggtgatcaactggtccctaaaagtcacacctataggatacgttcgagagatgtgacggtatgaaaaaatcttgtcatgtagatgccaatattgactaaccggttagtcgagttatttgactagtaattagtcaaatatgtgatgttgagatattatatttaatacggattaaatatcatgggctaagcgaattaacttgattaattcgtaaaattaaatataagcgtttatatttaattaaatgtatattgaatataattatacaatactgttttgtcggacacgtattaataattcagctaacccgtattattagccgatgccttaatttccgataaccgataataatgatttataatcgaccgcgtcatatacattttagcgattttgcgaacagaccatgagccaagactaaaaggaagtggaagcccacttccctaggtagcccatggccggccgagtgagagggaacaaaagggagggtttctcctcccttccgacctaatcaaaacatttgtaaaaattttagggttttggagacagtttctctctgaaacctagatctcacatctcgaaaacctcacatcagttctcccaatattgcaaggcaatcggagaacaccatctagccaagggcatatctcggacaagtcttgggtgcaacaattaggagggaatctcgtttgatttctgttctttacgccgtgcatcataaggacccgaggttatttcttgttccttatcgtttctattgtatttatgttttatgactataatcacatgtttaaatttacgttatagtcctaaatttaaagggtagtatacggatattaacccacagttCGTTTGTTATATGTTGATTTAAATGCGTGATGTAAATAAAGAACACAAGCAATTTTTGTGACGCGGAAAAACCAatttgggaaacaaccgcggggggagacggaattccaccaagattttcactataattcgggaTGAAATACAGTTCGAGCGTTTATGCTATGAATGCTAGGGTGTAGTTCTTGTATTTTTTTTGATGATCCTTCTGTTTTGCATTGAGGCCCCTTATATAGTGGAGCTCACCCATCTAGGGTTTCTTGCTTCATTCCCAAGTATTCCTAATTTGGCGCGGAATAGGACTTTCCTTCTCTGGATATGGCAAGTGATAGAGTCCCCATATACTTCTTCCACACGGACCTAAAGCCCGCGTCTTACACTGCATGCTGGCGCTGCCTCCCTAGCTCTCTGACGCCCTGTACCCCATACTGCTTCCTGACCCGTTGCCCTAGACTAGCCCAATATCgagattttgggcctaacagtttgcccccaattttccgCGAAAGTCCAACCCTAATTTTTGAGCGGGAAATTGCAGTGTATCGTTGAGTGACTTCTCGCATACTTCTTTCCAATTCACATTTTCAAAACTCCAACCACCCcttcttatttaatctcatccgtccccccccccccccttttattTCATCATCATTTCACTTCCTCAAATCCCTCAAACTCACCAATTCCCAAAACCCATCCTTTCAATCGTCCTTTCACTGTCAGCGCCGCCTCCCTCCGTCTCTTCAGGTACTTCAACTTCTCTCTCCTCATTTATCATGGAAAAAACCCGTTTCACATCATCCTCCTCCACCACCATTAACCTCGTCGAAGACGACGACTTCCCTTCACAGGGAGTCCTCAAAAAACCGCACTCCGGTGACTCCCACCTAACCCAACAGGACATCCCTAGGATTAAAGCCCTGCTTGGATTAGGTGAAGATGTGGTGATCCACATCCCCAAACCTGGTCAGAAGGTAGATGCTTTTCGTGAGGGGTGGATCTGCTTGTACACCTTCCCCTTCGTCCTTGGCCTTAGATTCCCTTTTCCCCTGATGATTCAAGAGTTCATTCGCTTAAACTCCCTTCCCATGACCCAAATTGCCCCCTACTCATGGAGAATCCTCTTGTCCACTGTTGCTTTGAACAATAGTTAGGACGCCGGAATTGGGTTGTCAGATCTAGCCCATAGGTTTGAATGTCGGTCGTTAGGAAACGGCCAATACACTTTCAGGGTTGTGGAGAAGACTGGAAATTTTCTTCAGTCGACTGCTAAGGGCAAGGATGACGGGTGGTATGAAGACTTTTTCTATGTCAAGCTTGACTCACTCCCCATCCACGCTGACTATCTGTTCGAGCACTGGATTTTTGCCAAGAGTAAGTATAATTTTATGCGTATTTTTGATTGCTCTTGTTACTCACTGTTCTTAATCTTTGATTTGATGCAGAACTCAAGAACCCTGAGAAATGCGAGGACGAGGAAGCTTCTGTTGCCAAGCTCTTTTCCATCCCTGAGGACCGCAGACTGTTCCCCATCCTGCTCTCTGGTTTAGACGACTCCATCGCTGAAGAAACCATGTTCTCCGGTAAATATCCTCTTTTGACTTCCATTGGCTTCCATGTCTATTTACCCTTTATTCTGACTTCTTGTATCATGGCTCCTCCATAGGAAACACTAGACCCTCTGCCTCCGAGATCCTGATGCGCCAAGCCAGAAAAAGAACTGCTGACTCTTTCACCTCTCCTGCCTCCTCAAGAAAGAGATCCTCCTCGAGACCTGCTCCAGAACCTATTGAACTGACCCCAATATCGCGTGCCCCTGGGTCCCCTGTCCATGCTAACGAGCTGCTGCTGCGCCTCCCTGCTAACTTCGGGGATGCTGAACTTGCCAATTACTGGCCTTCATTGGAGAGGCTCCTGACTCCGGCTTGCTCCAGGGCATTTGATGAGACTGCCCCCCAGGAGATGACTGACCTGGCGGCTGAACACTGCTTCCTTGTGAGTCTTCTTTTTACCGGCTCCTTTCTTTCTTTGCCCCTGTGCTTCACTGACTGATGGTTTTCTTCATTGCAGGCTCTTCAATCATCCCTCTACCTCCGCAAGATGCTgcagagggccaaagttgagtgCCTGGCTTCTGTGGGGAAGAACAAGGAGCTCACATCTACCTGTGCCAAACTAAGGGAGCAGCTTCACGCGGCCAAAAAGGAAAAGGAGGTAGCTAAAGATCAGCTGGCGAGGACGGAGGAGGCCAACTGTGCTCTGACTTCCGGGTTGACAAAGACAGAGGCCCGTGCTTAGGAGATGGCAGAGCTGGCCAGGAACGTAGGAGCCTACACTGCCTTTGAGGGGAGGATTGACTGCATCCATGCCTATACTGAGGGGAGGCACACATCCTAGAACCTGGAGGAAGAACTAGTTGAGTTTGCTCGTGCTTTTCCCAATGGTATGGACTTGAGCGCCCTGTTCCTTCTTGATACTGAGGCTGCAAACCTGGAGCCTGAGTTCACAGCCATGGACATCTCTGGGACTATCTCTAGGACGAACGCTGCAGAGGAGATCCTGGCGGGGAAGACTGATGATGGTGCCGCTGCAACTTTTGAGGCTGTTCAGGTACCTGCAACAGAGAAGCAGATGGAGCACGGGGAGCAGAGCATTGGTCAGGATGCAGTTGttgagaggattgacctctcttaaaTTTTAAGTTGTCTGGGGACTTGGCCTTGCGTGGTGCAAGTTTGtaaaaactcttttttttttatcttttggcTTGTTTTGCGCCTGCTGGTATGCAGGCTTCAAACTTTGATGGTGCCTGCTACAGGTAGCAGGTGCCTTAAATTAAAGTAGTTATGGGCCCAGGTTTTAGGCCCTCCTTTTGTTATACTTGCATTATTTGCCATTGATTTCTAGAGTTGTGATTCCACATAGGTATTTCCAGGAGGCTGACCTAGCTCCAAGTGCACAACCTCCGTCCCTGGTGACAGGTTTCTGATaacatattttacccatgacgtaaaatatcttatcaCTAGGATTAGCTGACTAGAGCATACCTTCATTGACTGTTTCTGACTAACAAGGGatgttgcgttccttgtggttccagacgttTGAGATTCCGTGCGTGCACCTTTTGCTCTACGTCATAGCTATGGAATTACTGAGATTAATgttaaggtatgggtggtcttaATATGCCGTACCTTGCgcgctacctcggcgtatgctcCCCATGTGGCTTGACTTAGTAAACATCTCGCGGCCTCACATGGCAGGGGCTGGAccctcaaagtgttccttatTTGACAAGTAACCAACATTAGTACCAAAGCCTTTCTTCGTAGAAGCATGATAAATTCCAAAGTAGTGAAAattacctggtgctatctcatggtgttcGAGGGCAACAtctggatccaggaagccacagcCTGGACTACTTGGTTTAAAAACGACACCATTTGGtttaaaaaatgaaaaaactagggaaaacaaaaggaaaaagtttcttttctttttttttttttttttttttttttttttttgcttcacggacttttgaaaggtcctttgtacactaaagttttggcactttgttagacaaagtaccgtttcaagtgatgaatgttccagggtttatccaggatttgaccgtgcatggtcatcaacctgtatgccccattcttgacaatgctttcgacctgatatggcccttcccatttgtaggcaaacTTGCCTGCTTTGTGGTTCTTGGTATTTTCGAATACCCTTCTGAGTACGAGGTCCCCTACTTTAAGGGTCATGATCTTAACATTCTTGTTATATGTCTTGGCTACAGATTGTTTATACGACGCCGTACGTATGTAGGCGCTTTCTCGCAGCTCATCAACTGTATCCAGACTACTAGCCATTTTGACCTTGTTCTGCTCTACCGTCTGACAGCCATATCTATGTGTGGGTACCAGAACTTCTGAGGGTATCATTGCCTCTGTTCCGTATACGAGGCTAAATGGAGTTTGGCATGTTACCATTTTCGGTGTTGTTCTATCTGACCAGAGTACTAATGGTAGTTCATCTGCCCATTTCCCCCCAACTCTTCCAGCCGTTTTCTGAGGTTTTCCACAATGATTTTGTTACTGGACTCagcttggccgttggtttgtggATATCTAGGGGCTGACTTTCTCAGTGTTATGTTCCAGCGTGAACAGAAGCCCTCGATGTTATCTGTTATGAACTGGGATCCATTGTCATATATGATCTCAGAGGGTATCCCAAATCTGTTTGTGATGTTGCGCTTGATAAAACAGATCACCTGCCCTCTTTTACCTCTGTCATTGCTTCTGCTTCAATCCACTTTGAAAAGTAATCAGTCATGACTAGCATATATACTCTGTTTCCTGGAGCCCTGGGCAGCTTACCCACTATATCAATGCCCCACATCATGAACGGCCATGTAGAGATAATCGGATGCATTGGTTCCGCTGGCTGATGGATTGCTGGAGCCGCCTTTTGACATGATTCACAACGTTTGGCATGATTAATGGCATCCATGCGCATATTGGGCCAGAAAAACCACTGTCTTAAGATTTTGTTAGACAAGCTCCGTCCTCCAGCATGGTTCCCGCATTCTCCGCCGTGTACATCGTGCAGCACTGTTTCTACTTCCTCTTTGTTCAAGCACCTGAGGCATGGTCCTGCCAACGATTTTCTAAAGAGGACGTTATCAATCAAGATATACCTGGAGGCTTTTATTCTGAAACGTTGTGCTTCCTTTCTATCCTCAGGGAGTGTCCCATCCCTTAGCCAACTTATGTATGGTACTCTCCAATCTGGATCCCGCTGTCCTCATGTGGAAACCAGAGCCCTGGCTCCCTGCGTTTACTGCACGTGTGCAGCCTCTTTCACCGGATTCTGATCTGGCTCCTTCTGGATGGCTGAGGTCAATACATGGGTGATAGGTATATTTGACAGTTATGTGGGTTAGAAGGTGGCCCCTGATGTTGCCAGGGCGTCTGCCTCCACATTCTGATCTCGAGGCACCTGAGTTATTTTGAACGTTCTAAACTTTGACTTTTGCTCTGTGGCTATCTTCAAGTAGGCTATCTTCTTTGAATTACGTGCCACATATTCGTTGTTTACATGATTCACCACAAGTAAGGAGTCGCTATACACCCTCAGGTTCCTCACCTTAAGCCCCAACGCCATCTGCATCCCAAGTATAAGGGCTTCGTACTCGGCTTCGTTGTTGGTTCCTTTGAACTCACACCTAATAGCTTGTACTATCATATCACCTTTAGTTGACCGGAGGACCAAACCTACACCAGCCCCTCTTGCATTTGAGGCTAAATGTATAAGGTTCATATTGCGCTATCCTGACTTCCCATTATTGTCAGCATTCCTTCTTCTGCCTCCCCACGGGTAGCAGGGCAGAAGTCAGAGACGAAATCTGCTAAGGTTTGGGATTTTATCGCTGTTCTGGGTTCGAATTGCAAGTCATACCCACTAAGATGTACTGACCATTTAGTCATTCTGCCCgaaagttcaggcttcctcataatattttttagcgggtagttggttaTTACGCGGATGGTGTGAGATTCAAAGTACGGTCGCAGTTTATAGGAAGCAGTAACCAAAGCCAATGCTAGTTTTTCAAAGGAAGTGTACTTTGTCTCTAAAGGAAGCACAAACTTGCTAATATAATACACAAGATGCTGCACTTCTTCTtgttctttgaccaagaccgcactTACAGCTTCTTCCCTAACTGACAGGTACAGGAATAGTGGCTCCCCTTGTTCTGGTTTCGCTAGTAATAGTGGCGTGCTCAGATAGCTTTTGAGTTCCGCGAATGCCTTTTCATGTTCCTTGGTCCATTCGAATTTCTGACTTTTCCTCAATATATCATAGAACAACTTGCACCTATCTGAAGCCCTCGATATGAACCTATTTAGGACCGCCACCTTCCCTGCTAGCCTTTGCACATCTTTCGGCTTCTGCGGTGATTCTAGCTGGAGTATCGCTTTTATCTGCTCCTTGCTTGCTTCAATTCCTCTCTGGGTCACCATATATCCTAAGAAATTTCCTGAGGATACTCCAAACGAACACTTGGACGGATTAAGCTTCATTTTAAACTTCCTTAATGTCTGGAAGGTGTCTGCTAAGTGTTCCATATGCATTCCTGCTTTTTTGGACTtcactaccatgtcgtctatgtatacttccatggtctttcctatttgctgcttgaacattttatttaccaATCGCTGGTAAGTGGACCCGGCGTTCTTTAGGCCAAAGGGCAT is a genomic window containing:
- the LOC141628857 gene encoding uncharacterized protein LOC141628857, with protein sequence MRMDAINHAKRCESCQKAAPAIHQPAEPMHPIISTWPFMMWGIDIVGKLPRAPGNRVYMLVMTDYFSKWIEAEAMTEFITDNIEGFCSRWNITLRKSAPRYPQTNGQAESSNKIIVENLRKRLEELGGNGQMNYH
- the LOC141628858 gene encoding uncharacterized protein LOC141628858, encoding MNLIHLASNARGAGVGLVLRSTKGDMIVQAIRCEFKGTNNEAEYEALILGMQMALGLKVRNLRVYSDSLLVVNHVNNEYVARNSKKIAYLKIATEQKSKFRTFKITQVPRDQNVEADALATSGATF